One genomic region from Tripterygium wilfordii isolate XIE 37 chromosome 20, ASM1340144v1, whole genome shotgun sequence encodes:
- the LOC119987415 gene encoding platelet binding protein GspB isoform X1, with protein MDYDDSDFHSQNNHLAGEGTTKFPLQPCAIPKFDFDDSLHGHLRFENLVETEVFLGIQSNEDNQWIEEFSRGNSGIEFNSSAAESCTISRRKNVWSEATSSESVEMLLESVGQEEIIPAHPTIRELDACDELGCLIKQMEPSSKKDSICPPKSGDITDLCPTVPPDEIPGIFSGLNQDVVVGQLHVEGTSQSRKDESSGDAQHQINISDTSRDDMQTDSSKGGKKQQLLSQEALVNDQNLNGTVVENCDSHSEDLLFPASVEIAEEGNIVEARMINLDKPSNLSLKRDLDLPMVEGCSEGIQSSIPSQARKLEDVVLLKDSEIDDQCQVSACDVSPMTFEGYSNFEGHEVEGSKTNTEIGITPEPKMESVAKLTYGQDDTVNKEDFLETSSLLDDKNLVSEHETSLLSMDGHKASNNDGNADHREVDVCECHENDSVDKEERVGFNPDHVIMESEVVGSSIVDKGLVSLSLAEEKNELAVAEIQPNATVGKESASDITLENASLACCGTTDGIPTPLGDGLTTDAITDPKEVQKTTLPVVVTNHTNKEKSETKISMEATNLESSSQVKGEVCPISASEKGASYDTAKQFSCKAVDYPLSVVDGCNTENQIKPQTAVTNKCDQECIGATEIHSVISASTMGTSDNAEALVTSEKHVEVIVKENYAKEIVGVSDSVLTSNEDRNLISLEEGICDTGQEIPKEHEAVLAAADKSSGDIAVTMTDDDPLKIIASSSTPSPSKSQAKLNAVESGSNSRDDDKLTFNAPAAAAAAAAAISMELSQSETGQEGVSRSTNQYVSVSQIIKGDTSQVLSVPQGKNGNDISKGDSSFTFEVSSLSDLSRAESGKKSHPSSIKRAKKITPIVEGSPSTSAKVQSDPRFTQDVPQVNLKVPDVEVVHGGSKGTPRRTRRASGKTTAKENARKGNLSKETTAVRQSEMGEKVSNASVTSSGIRQLAQSNEIQRYGHVHSSSSGIKPFAITTSASGLLDWSSSTSASVVLHQPFTDLQQVQLRAQIFVYGALIQGTAPDEAYMISAFGGPDGGKSIWENAWHACIERLHGKKSHLNPETPLQSRSAARAPDTAIKQSALHTPVGLANSKGTPMIFNPTIPHSSPLWSIPTPGDGLQISGLPRGGILDYQRALSPLQPHQTPPMRNIVGSNSAWISQSPFTLVASPLNSAFDTIVHPPVLPITEAVKLASAREPPLPQSYGVKHLSSSPIIQNVASASLFSGISPMLDGKKVTGSSGLQSTEPKSRKRRKNVTPEDLGQNVLHSQPGMESVSAPTVTKIPATSVHSTNPTSFVSKVSAEKLITSLSSTSTNLLTKDAEPRAFLSEETLSKVKEARAQAENAAALAAASVSQSQEMWSLLVKQSNSGLPPDVETKLASAAVAISAAAAVAKAAAAAANVASNAALQAKMMADEAFISSATSNPSQSDAIFLSETMRGTTTPSFILKGGNGTNNSSSILVAAREAARRRIEAASAASKQAENMDAIVKAAELAAEAVSQAGKIVAMGDPLPLSELVATDPEGYWKVSHVSSDLIMVSNDVVRESFHVDSVTDHLRLGPLDKKEYQSSSQGKSPTVREMYAEHVEGLLASDAAGAKDPNGQKGHKTSDSAKTIDVVPESESGSKSLINMHKEATAEAIKEKSIKEGSHVEVFKEGDGFKAAWFSANVLSLKDGKAYVCYTELALDGGPEKLKEWVAIKGEGDEAPKVRIARPITAMPFEGTRKRRRVAMGDYSWSVGDRVDAWMQDSWREGVVTEKNKKDETLLTLNFSAQGETSVVRAWHLRPSLIWKDGEWTEWSNLGENVCFSHEGDTPREKRPRIGSPLMEVKGQDKTSKSVYVVESDKPEDTRLLDLSMNEKIFNIGKSTRDEKKPDTLRMIRTGLQKEGSRLVFGVPKPGKKRKFMDVSKHYVADKSIKINESNDSVKFAKYQMPQGSGSRGWKNTNKIEPKEKRLAAAKPKVLKSGKQQSLPGRAVPQKDNLVNAEVSTHGDAVTGHAAKTRDSVSQDENISGKTNLLEFQSFSRSSRAGEGPVLFSSLPPPSDVRSSKKNSIGNLKSERANKEKLAPADGRLGKIEEEKVFSGNSVKPTTDVTEPRRSNRRIQPTSRLLEGLQSSMITSKIPSASHDKSHRRSASRGNNHG; from the exons ATGGATTATGATGACAGTGATTTTCATAGCCAGAATAATCACTTAGCTGGTGAAGGGACCACCAAATTTCCTCTACAGCCATGTGCTATTCCTAAGTTTGATTTTGATGACAGTCTTCATGGACACTTAAGATTTGAAAATCTGGTTGAAACTGAGGTTTTTCTTGGTATTCAGAGTAACGAGGATAACCAGTGGATTGAGGAGTTCTCCAGGGGAAATAGTGGAATAGAGTTCAATTCAAGTGCTGCAGAGTCTTGCACTATTTCTAGGCGCAAGAATGTTTGGTCTGAGGCCACCTCCTCAGAATCTGTTGAAATGTTATTAGAATCTGTTGGGCAGGAAGAGATTATTCCCGCCCACCCTACAATTAGAGAGTTAGATGCTTGTGATGAGCTAGGTTGTTTAATAAAACAGATGGAACCCAGTTCGAAGAAAGATAGTATCTGTCCACCTAAATCAGGGGATATTACAGATTTGTGCCCGACTGTACCACCAGATGAAATTCCAGGAATTTTCTCTGGGTTAAATCAGGATGTAGTAGTAGGGCAACTTCATGTTGAGGGTACTTCACAAAGTCGTAAAGATGAATCATCTGGTGATGCTCAACATCAAATAAATATCAGTGATACTAGTAGAGATGATATGCAGACAGACAGCAGCAAGGGGGGTAAGAAACAGCAGTTATTAAGCCAAGAGGCTCTAGTGAATGATCAAAATCTGAATGGAACAGTGGTTGAAAATTGTGATTCTCACTCGGAGGATCTGCTTTTTCCGGCCTCAGTGGAGATTGCAGAGGAAGGCAACATTGTAGAAGCTAGAATGATTAATTTGGATAAACCCTCTAATTTGTCATTAAAGAGGGATCTTGACTTACCTATGGTGGAAGGATGTAGTGAGGGTATTCAGTCGAGCATTCCTTCTCAGGCTAGAAAGTTAGAAGATGTGGTCCTGTTGAAAGACTCAGAAATTGATGATCAATGTCAGGTAAGTGCCTGTGATGTATCACCAATGACCTTTGAAGGTTATAGTAATTTCGAAGGGCATGAAGTTGAGGGCAGCAAGACCAATACTGAAATTGGTATCACTCCAGAGCCAAAGATGGAATCTGTTGCAAAGTTAACATATGGACAGGATGACACCGTCAACAAGGAGGATTTCCTGGAGACTAGTTCCCTGTTGGATGACAAGAACTTGGTCAGTGAACATGAGACCTCTTTGTTGTCCATGGATGGACATAAAGCTTCAAATAATGATGGAAATGCGGACCACAGAGAGGTTGATGTCTGCGAATGTCATGAAAATGATTCCGTTGATAAAGAGGAGAGAGTGGGATTTAATCCTGATCATGTTATTATGGAGTCTGAGGTTGTTGGATCATCTATTGTTGACAAGGGGCTTGTTTCCTTATCTTTGgctgaagaaaaaaatgaattggCAGTTGCAGAAATACAACCCAATGCTACTGTTGGCAAAGAATCAG CATCCGACATCACTTTGGAAAATGCTAGCTTGGCATGTTGTGGCACAACAGATGGTATTCCAACACCTTTAGGAGATGGCCTTACCACAGATGCCATTACTGATCCCAAAGAGGTTCAAAAAACAACTTTACCTGTAGTGGTAACTAATCATACAAATAAAGAGAAAAGTGAAACCAAAATTTCGATGGAAGCAACCAATTTGGAGTCATCCTCACAAGTTAAAGGAGAAGTGTGTCCTATTTCTGCCTCTGAAAAAGGTGCATCTTATGACACTGCTAAACAATTTTCATGCAAGGCAGTTGATTATCCTCTGTCAGTAGTGGATGGTTGTAATACTGAGAACCAAATCAAGCCCCAAACAGCAGTAACCAACAAATGTGACCAAGAGTGCATAGGGGCAACTGAAATACATTCAGTGATCAGTGCTTCTACTATGGGGACGAGTGATAATGCTGAAGCACTTGTTACCTCTGAGAAGCATGTGGAAGTGATCgtaaaagaaaattatgcaAAGGAAATAGTAGGAGTTTCAG ACTCAGTGTTAACATCAAACGAAGATAGGAATCTTATATCTCTAGAGGAGGGCATCTGTGACACTGGCCAAGAAATTCCAAAAGAACATGAAGCTGTCTTAGCAGCTGCAGATAAAAGTTCTGGGGACATTGCTGTGACGATGACAGATG ATGATCCATTAAAAATCATTGCAAGTTCTTCTACTCCTTCTCCATCTAAATCTCAAGCTAAACTCAATGCAGTAGAGAGTGGAAGCAATTCTAGAGATGATGATAAATTGACTTTCAATGcccctgctgctgctgctgctgctgctgctgctataTCTATGGAGCTTTCTCAGAGCGAAACCGGACAGGAGGGAGTCTCTAGATCCACAAACCAATATGTTTCGGTGTCTCAGATAATTAAGGGTGATACCAGCCAGGTTTTGTCTGTTCCTCAGGGGAAAAATGGAAATGATATCTCCAAGGGTGACAGTAGCTTTACATTTGAGGTCAGTTCATTATCAGATTTGTCCCGTGCAGAATCTGGCAAGAAGTCGCATCCCTCTTCCATCAAGCGTGCCAAGAAAATAACCCCA ATTGTAGAGGGATCTCCTTCGACTTCTGCCAAGGTCCAATCAGATCCTCGGTTTACTCAAGATGTTCCCCAAGTAAATTTGAAGGTACCTGATGTAGAGGTTGTACATGGTGGTTCTAAAGGTACTCCACGACGAACCAGGCGAGCGTCTGGTAAAACCACAGCGAAGGAAAATGCTAGAAAGGGAAATTTGTCTAAAGAAACAACCGCTGTGAGACAATCAGAAATGGGAGAAAAAGTAAGCAATGCTTCAGTGACGTCATCTGGGATTCGTCAACTTGCACAATCTAATGAGATACAACGTTATGGGCATGTGCATAGCAGTAGCAGTGGTATAAAACCATTTGCTATTACTACTTCGGCTTCTGGTTTGCTGGATTGGAGTTCTTCAACTTCTGCATCTGTTGTGCTTCATCAACCATTCACAGACTTACAACAAGTGCAACTGCGGGctcaaatatttgtttatgGAGCATTGAT TCAAGGAACAGCTCCTGATGAAGCGTATATGATTTCGGCATTTGGAGGACCAG ATGGTGGGAAGAGCATTTGGGAGAATGCTTGGCATGCATGCATAGAGAGGCTTCATGGTAAAAAATCTCATCTCAACCCTGAGACACCTTTGCAGTCACGGTCAG CTGCTAGAGCTCCTGATACAGCTATTAAGCAAAGTGCGCTTCATACTCCTGTTGGTCTAGCCAACAGTAAGGGTACTCCAATGATTTTCAACCCCACCATCCCTCACTCTTCCCCGCTATGGAGTATTCCTACACCTGGTGATGGACTGCAAATTAGTGGCTTGCCGAGGGGTGGAATCTTGGATTATCAGCGGGCACTTTCTCCATTGCAACCTCATCAAACTCCGCCTATGAGGAATATTGTTGGATCCAATTCTGCTTGGATATCTCAGTCCCCATTCACATTGGTTGCTTCTCCACTTAACTCTGCATTTGACACCATTGTTCATCCTCCAGTGTTGCCTATCACAGAGGCAGTTAAGTTGGCTTCTGCAAGAGAGCCACCTTTGCCACAATCCTATGGTGTTAAGCATCTTTCATCCAGTCCTATTATACAGAATGTGGCATCAGCAAGCCTTTTTTCTGGCATTTCTCCAATGCTTGATGGGAAAAAGGTGACAGGATCATCAGGACTGCAATCCACAGAGCCAAAGTctagaaaaaggagaaagaatgtGACCCCTGAGGATCTTGGCCAGAATGTATTACATTCCCAACCTGGCATGGAATCAGTCTCTGCCCCTACTGTTACTAAAATTCCAGCTACTTCCGTCCACAGTACAAACCCTACTAGCTTTGTTTCAAAAGTCTCTGCTGAAAAGCTTATCACATCTTTATCTTCTACATCTACAAATCTTCTCACAAAAGATGCAGAGCCAAGAGCGTTTTTGTCAGAGGAGACCCTCAGTAAAGTTAAGGAGGCTAGGGCACAGGCAGAAAATGCTGCTGCTCTTGCTGCTGCTTCTGTTAGTCAGAGCCAAGAGATGTGGAGTCTGTTGGTTAAACAGAGCAATTCTGGGTTGCCTCCAGATGTTGAAACTAAACTAGCTTCTGCGGCTGTTGCTATTTCAGCGGCAGCAGCGGTTGCAAAGGCAGCAGCTGCTGCCGCCAATGTTGCGTCAAATGCTGCTTTGCAAGCAAAAATGATGGCTGATGAAGCATTTATTTCCAGTGCTACAAGCAATCCTAGTCAAAGTGATGCAATTTTTCTTTCGGAGACTATGAGAGGAACAACAACTCCTTCATTCATCTTGAAGGGTGGAAATGGCACGAACAACTCTAGTTCGATCCTTGTTGCTGCAAGGGAGGCTGCCAGAAGAAGGATTGAAGCTGCTTCAGCTGCCTCAAAACAAGCTGAAAATATGGATGCTATTGTAAAAGCTGCTGAGCTGGCAGCAGAAGCCGTGTCTCAAGCTGGTAAAATAGTTGCTATGGGTGATCCTTTACCTTTAAGTGAGCTTGTAGCTACTGATCCTGAGGGTTATTGGAAAGTATCTCATGTATCTTCTGACCTGATCATGGTATCAAATGACGTGGTGAGAGAATCATTCCATGTAGATAGCGTCACAGACCATTTAAGACTTGGCCCATTAGACAAGAAAGAATACCAGAGCAGTAGCCAAGGAAAATCACCTACCGTAAGGGAGATGTATGCAGAGCATGTTGAAGGGTTATTAGCTTCTGATGCTGCTGGTGCAAAGGATCCAAATGGGCAGAAGGGGCATAAGACATCTGATTCAGCTAAAACCATTGATGTGGTTCCCGAGTCTGAGAGTGGATCAAAATCTTTGATCAACATGCACAAAGAAGCCACTGCGGAAGCCATAAAAGAGAAAAGCATAAAGGAAGGTTCCCATGTAGAG GTTTTCAAAGAAGGGGATGGATTTAAAGCAGCCTGGTTTTCAGCCAATGTGCTGAGCTTGAAGGATGGGAAAGCTTATGTTTGTTACACTGAACTTGCATTGGATGGAG GGCCAGAGAAGCTAAAGGAGTGGGTGGCAATCAAAGGTGAAGGAGACGAAGCGCCAAAAGTACGTATTGCCCGTCCTATTACTGCCATGCCATTTGAAGGAACAAGGAAGAGACGCAGAGTGGCAATGGGGGATTATTCTTGGTCTGTTGGGGATAGAGTTGATGCATGGATGCAAGATAG CTGGCGGGAAGGAGTTGTTACtgagaagaacaagaaagatGAAACTTTGTTGACTCTCAATTTCTCAG CTCAAGGAGAAACATCTGTTGTCAGAGCATGGCATCTTCGGCCTTCTCTCATTTGGAAAGATGGAGAATGGACTGAATGGTCCAATTTAGGAGAAAATGTGTGCTTTTCTCATGAG GGTGATACACCTCGGGAAAAGCGACCAAGGATTGGGAGCCCTTTAATGGAGGTCAAAGGGCAAGATAAGACGTCAAAGAGTGTTTATGTTGTGGAATCTGATAAACCCGAGGACACAAGGTTACTCGATTTATCCATGAATGAGAAAATATTCAATATTGGTAAGAGCACCAGAGATGAAAAGAAACCTGATACACTCCGCATGATACGTACTGGCTTACAGAAGGAAGGATCGAGATTAGTTTTTGGTGTGCCTAAGCCTGGGAAGAAACGAAAATTTATGGATGTAAGCAAACACTATGTTGCAGATAAGAGCATTAAAATCAATGAGTCAAATGACTCTGTTAAGTTTGCAAAATACCAGATGCCTCAGGGATCAGGATCCCGCGGGTGGAAAAACACCAATAAAATTGAACCAAAGGAAAAGCGTTTGGCCGCAGCAAAGCCTAAGGTTCTCAAGTCTGGGAAACAGCAAAGTCTTCCAGGCAGAGCAGTTCCACAAAAGGACAATTTAGTGAACGCTGAAGTTTCTACTCATGGAGATGCTGTTACAGGTCATGCTGCTAAGACCAGGGATTCTGTCAGTCAGGATGAGAATATATCAGGAAAGACTAATCTGCTGGAGTTTCAATCTTTTTCTCGCTCTAGCAGAGCAGGGGAGGGGCCCGTATTATTTTCATCATTGCCACCTCCATCAGATGTTCgttcatcaaagaaaaattccATAGGGAATTTAAAATCTGAAAGggcaaacaaagaaaaacttgCACCTGCTGATGGAAGATTGGGAAAAATTGAGGAAGAGAAGGTGTTCAGTGGGAATTCTGTGAAGCCAACCACTGATGTTACCGAGCCTCGTAGATCTAACCGCAGAATTCAGCCAACATCAAGA cTATTAGAAGGATTGCAAAGCTCAATGATCACTTCTAAAATCCCTTCTGCATCTCATGACAAAAGTCACAGGAGGAGTGCATCGCGGG GTAATAACCATGGTTGA